In Acidobacteriota bacterium, the genomic window GATTCTCCACGCCAGCACCTCGCTACTCTCCCGACCGGCGATGCTCTCCGCGGAGCGTTCGCCGGCGGGAGCCTCCCCCGCCGCGGAGAGGAGCTCCCGATACCCGGTCTCCGCCGCCTCGGCGTTGAAGCGCACCACCGACGGCAGCATCAGCCCCACTGCCACCCCGTGGATCACTCCGTAGTGGGCGGTGAGGGGATTGGCGCAGGAGTGAGCGATGCCCAACATGCTCTGCTCGATGGCGGCACCGGCGAGATGGGCGCCGAGGAGCATGGCGGGGGCGGCTTCGGCGTCCGTCGGATCCGCCACCAGCCGCGGCAGAGCCGGCAGCAGCCGCCGGAAGGCCTCGCGGGCATAGAGCTTGGAGATGGGGTTGCGCAGGGTGCAGACGTAGCTCTCCACCGCGTGGGAGAGGGCGTCGATGCCGGCATGGGCGAGCACCGAGCGCGGTGCGCTGGCCAGCAGCTCGGGATCCAGGAGCACGGCGGCGAAGCGCGCCTGGGGGTCACCGCAAGCGAGCTTGGCGTGATCCGTGACCCGCGAGATCAGGGCGTAGCTCTGGGCGTCGCTGCCGGTGCCGGCGGTGGTGGGCACCGCCAGGGCCGGCAACATGGGCTGGGTGGTCTTCGCCCAGCCGCGATAGTCCTCCATGGAACCACCGTTGGTGAGCAGGAAGTTGATCCCCTTGGCGCAGTCCATGGGGCTGCCGCCGCCCACCGCCACCAGCAGATCGCAGCGGTGCCGGCGCGCCACCTCCAGCCCCTCCCCCACCGTGTCGGTGGTGGGGTTCTCCTCCACCCGGTCGAAGATCTCCGGCGTCAGGCCGGCGGCGGCCAGGGAGTCCAGGGCGCGCTCCGCGTGGCCCGCCCGCCGCAGCCCTGGGTCGGTGACCACGAGGGGGCGACGGCCGTAGCCCGCCGCCACGTCCCCAAGCTCTGCCAGCCGGCCGGCACCGTAGAGCAAACGGAGCCCTCCCAGCTCAGCGTCCCAGGCGGTGGCATCCGCCGGCGCCTCAAGCAGCTTGGAAGGCACGTTGCTTGTAGAGGTGATCGAAGAGGTTCCCTTCATGCGGCTGATCCCACGCGATGTGGTGGGTGGGAATGGCACCGAAGTTGAGGCGGTCGATGTGCTCCGCCGCCAGGGCCCGGCGTCGCAGGTCCGAACCTTCCCCCAACACCGTCGCCACCAGGGTCAGGCAGGCGGTCTCCACCAGTTGATCTTCCGGCACCTCGAGGACCGAAACGAAGGGGAAACCGTATTCCGCTTCCGCCAGCGGGTGGCTGGGCTCGTCGCACCAGATCACCGTCGGCAGCAGGAAGGTGCAACCGCCGGCCTCCGCCACCCGGCCGCCGGAGCGGAAGCGGGCGGTGAGGTCCTCGGCGCCACCCTGGGCCAGCTGTTGATCGATGATCTCGCTGATGCGCCGGGCCACCGCCGGGTTGGCGAAGGCCGCCAGCTCGGCATCGGAATCGTCCAGGGGCCGGGCCTCCACCGCCGCCAGCCGCTCCGCCAGCGCCAACGCCAGCTCGCGGCCGGCAGCGGCGGTGCGGACGCTGGAGAGGTTAATGCAGGAACGGCCGCCGTTGGCCGCCACCGACTCGGCGATTAGATCCAGGTGCTGACGCCAATTCTCGCCCTCCGCCCGGTCCAGGAAGACCTTGCTCCACCCCGGTCCGTGGGCCTGCACCCGCAGATCGCTACTCCACCGCTCCACCGTCGACTGGTCGCCGAAGACCATGGCCCGGCGGCAGGAGAGGAGGACCTGGTTGGCGCCGTCGTGACCGCTGGGGTAGAGCCCCAAGGCCTGCGGCGGGCAGCCGGCGGCGAGGAACGCCTGGCAGATGCGCAACGGCGTCCACGGCTCGGCGCTGCCGGGGCGCAGGGTCAGGGGCGTCTTGAGGGGAATGGACGGCAGCCATAGGGTGTGCACCCCGGGGGAGTTGTTGGGCAGCACCACACCGAGGGAGTCGGCCTGGCGCAGATAGCTCAAGCGGCGGTCGTCCTGAACGCCGTAGCCCTGGTCCAGGATGGTCAGATCGAGCCCGCGGGTGAGACCGCCGAGCACCGCCTCCATGCTCTCCAGGGTGCGCACGATCTTGTCCATGTTGGAGCGCCCCATGGCCACCGGCATGCCGGCGGTGGCGGCGAGCTGCTGCAGATAGTCATCGCGGCTCTGGAGCACGCCGTCGGGCTCCGCCAGGGGCAGCTCGGCGTCGAGGAAGAGCGCCGCGGCACGACGGCAGATGGCCACCAGCTCCTCCGTAGAGTGCTCCTCCAACGCCCGCCGGGACTTTTCCGCATCCAGCAGGTCCCGGGAGATCATCCCTGGCAGAGCCTGGCTCATCTCCGCCACCGTTTCGCCGGTGCGCAGGTCAGTGAGGGTGGAGGTGCTCAGGCTGCGGTAGACCTCACCGCCCCGCAGCAGGGGAACATGAGGCAGGCTCTCGCTCTTTGCACCACCCATCAATACACCCCAACGGCGACGGTGGTGGCGAGGCTCGAGAGCAACCGCAGATTGCTCACTCCGTCCCAGGGATAGAGGTCGATGGGCACCGCCCGCTCTCCTTCGTCCCGTTCCGGGAAGCGGGGCATGAAGAACTCCCGGGTCAGGGTGGTGAGCAGCACCTGGCCGGTCTCGCCGTAGTCCACCGGCTGGCTGGGGTCGTCGGGATTGACCAGCTCGAACACCGCCCGCGGCGCCGGCGGATAGTAGGAGATGGTGTAGTCCTTGGCCACCGGATCGAAGGGCTTGGGCACCGCCAGTCCCATCAAGGTGTTGCCGTAAACCGGCACGAAGTCGACCCCGGGCACCAGCTCTTCGCGGGCGAAGCGGTGAAATTGAGCGTTCATCTCAGTGCCGCCGCAGAAGATGCCCTGGATCCCCAGGCGGCCCAGGTTGACCTTCTCGCACAGCGCCTGGAGGAGCTTCGGAGTGGTGAACACGCAGCGCACGCCGTCGTGGGCCCGCAGGATGTTCAGCGCCTGGTCGATGACGTGGTTCTTATACGCCTCCATCTCCTCGAAGCGCTGGCCCTTGACCAGCTTGGAGACCCAACGCGGGTCGAGGTCGACGTGGAAGGCAATGCCGCCCCGGTGCTGCGCCAGGTGCTCGATGGCCAGGCGCAGCCGCCGGGGGCCGGTGGGGCCGAGCATCAGCCAGTCGCTGCCCAGGGGAAAGGTCTCCGGCGACAGGGCGTCGCTGAGCATCTCGTAGTCGATGCGGAAGTCTTCGATATTGATCCGGCTCTTGGGCACGCCGGTGGAGCCGCCGGTCTCGAAAACCGAGATGGCACGGTCGGCGTAGGCCTTGGGCACCCAGCGGCGCACCGGGCCGCCCCGCAGCCATTCGTCTTCGAAATGTCCCAGGCGGGCGAGATCGTCGTAACCGGCGATTTCCTTCACCGGATCGAAGTCGAGCTTTTCAGCGTACTCCAGCCAGAAGGGGGTGCCGTGATCCGGGTGGAAGTGCCAGGCGACGATCTCCCGCACGTGCTCGTCGAGACGAGTGCGGGCCGCCTGCACCTTTTCCGTCAGCTTTTGGTCGAGGATTTGTACCATGATGATCCTATTTTCCCCCAGCCCTTGTGCTACGCACGCCGGGCGTCAAGGTTTGGCTTGGCAGCCTCCTGGACACCCGGCGATTCTTGAATACCGCCGCGCCCGCCAGCTCCAAAACAGCCGGCCAGCTCCAAAACAGCCGGCCAGCTCCAAAACAGCCTGCGATCCGCAGAACCGTCGCCGATCTATCAGACCTCTTCGGCTCAGCGGCCGGCGGCAGCCTTGGCTTCTGTCTCGGCGGGCGCCTTCTTGCCCGCGCCCTCTTCGATGGCGAAGAGCTCTTTGCGGCTGAGGATGTAGAGCACCCCGTCCTTGGCGATGGGGGTGGTGTAGACGGCGCTGCCCATGTTGACCTCGGAGAGCACTTCCATCTCCTTGCCGGTCTTGAGCACCACCACGTCACCGTCCTCGTCCCCCAGGTAGACCTTGCCGTCGGCGACGTAGGGGGAGCCCCAGACGGCGGCGAAGGTGTCGTACTTCCAATGCTCCTTGCCGGTGTCGATGTCGAGGGCGTAGAGGAAGCCGGTGAGGTCCGAGACGTAGACGATGTCGTCCTCGATGGCCACCGTCGACATGGAGCGGTGGAAATCCTCCCCGCCGCGGTGCCAGATCACACCCTTCTCGGTGATGTCCCCCTCCAGGGTGCCGTCGAGGGCGTAGAGGTGGCCGAGGCCTTCGCCGTGCTCCGGATCCTGGCCGACGGAGATGTAGACCCGGTCGTTGTGGATCACCGGCATGGCGATGATGTTGTTGCGGGTTCCGGCGCCGCCCAGCCGCCACTCCGAATCCTTGGGATTGCAGTCGAACTTCCAGATCAGCTCGCCGCTCTTGGGATCGAAGGAGTAGAGCCAGCCGTCACCGCCGGGGAAGACCACCTGGGCCTTGCCCCCCATGACCCCGTAGGCGGGATTGGACCAGCTGCCGTGGAGAATCTTCTCCCCGGGGGTGGCGTCCTCCCACAGGACCTTGCCGGTCTTGGCGTCCACCGCCAGGAAGCTCGGCGCGAAGGGAGACGGAACGTTGATGTGTCCTTCGTCGACGCCGTTGCCGGTGACGGTGAAGAGCACTCCGTCCACCACGATGGGCGAGCCGGCGGCGAGGTTGTGGGGGAAGACGTCGAGTTCGTTGATCATGTCCAACTGCCACTCGATGTCGCCGTGGTCGGTGGTCTTCTTGCGCTCCTCGGTGAACGGGCCGTCGTTCTCTTCGTCGGCGAAGCCGCGGGCGTCGGCACGCACGATCTCGGCGCGGTTGGAAACGTAGTAAACGTCCTCACCGTCGACGTAGGGAGTCGAGCAGATGCCCTGCAGCGGCCAATCGTTGACCCGGCCGGCGACCAGCTTGTCGTGCACCAGCTGCCATAGGAAAGTGCCCTTCTCGGCGTCGAAGGCCATGAGAACGCCCTTGTCGCCGGTGATGGAGGGATCCCGCGGAGCCTCGTTGTTGGTGCCCACGTAGACCCGCCCCTCGGCGACCACCGGACCAGCGTAGCTCTGGGAACCCACTTCCTGGGACCATTTGATGTTGGCGCCGCTGTGGGGATCCCAGGAGGTGGGCAGCCCGCGGGCCTGGTCCGCCATGTTGCGGCTCGGGGTGTTGCCGAGCATGGCGGTGTCCGCGGCCCCGGCGTCGAAAGTGACGGCGCCGGTCCCCAGCAGGAGGAGCGGAGCCAGGACGGAAAGGACGATCGCGCGAGTTCGGTTCATGAGTTCTCCGCTCTGGTGTTCTGCACTCGAAATTTCTGGGCTCAAGGGTTTTCGACCACGGTGACATTGTCGAAGAAGAGGTTGACCGGCGAGTAGCCGAACAGCCCCGGGCTGCCACTGGTCACCGGCAGCGGATCCTCGGCGGTGAGGGTCCACTCCTCCGGCTCCGGCTCGCCTTTCTTCCACACCTTACCTCGGATCACCGCTTTGTCCCCTTCCTGGGCAACCTGCATCTTGAGGGTGTACCAGGTGTCCATATCCCAGGCGAAATCGGTACGCTCTTCGACCCGCAGCTCGGCGTCCCAGGTGCGCAGCACCAGCCGTTGGTGGTTGCCCTGGAGGTCCATGGTGTAGCCGCTGTTGATCAGCCCCACGTCGGGACGCCGGCGCCCTTCCTGGGTGCCCATGGCATCGGTCTGGATGGTGTAGTTGTCGAGGTCCGAACGGCCGATGAGCATGTGATGGCGATGGATGCCGCGGTCTGACGGCGGCTTCATCAGCATCATCTCGCCGTCCCGCTCCACCACCTCGAATTTGCCCGAGCCGATCCAATAGGAACGCTTGCCGCCGGGCTCGAGGGAGTCGAAATTCTCCGCCAGCGGCAGGTCCCCGCCGATGCGCACTCGGGCGCTGGCGGTGAGACCGCCGAAGGTGGCCTGGACCTTCCCCGCCTGGCTGCCGGCGGCGGCATCGGGCTGGAAGGTGCCGTCGTCGGCGACCTTGCCCTGGAGCCCCGCCAGGGACCACTTCGCGTCCACTTCCTTGATCAACCGGCCCTTGGCGTCGAAGACCCGGGCGGTAAAGTCTTGGCTCTCACCGGGTCGCAGAATCAGCTCCGCCGGCACCACCTGCAACACCGCCGCTTCGGCGTCCGCCGGTGCCTTGGCGGGCCTGGGCGGCGCCGGAGCATCCTCGGCCTCGAAGGGGGCGTCCTTGTCCCCCAGGGCGAAGATGCCGTTCTCGGTGGTGAAGTAGATGCGGTCGTAGGCGATGGCCGGCGAGGAGTAGATCTCCGCGTAGCGCCCGCCGGGCATCTCGATGTGCTCCTCATCGAGCTTGGTGGCGCCGTCGGGGCCGACCTTGAGAATCACGAAGTTGCCGTTGACCTCGGTGACGTAGAGCTTGCCGTCGGCCCACACCGGCGAGCCCTTGCCGACGTTGCCGTAATTGCTCTCCCACAGAGCCTTGCCGTCGGCGGCGTTGAGGGCATGGATGTTGGCGGAGTTGTCCGCCACGTAGAGCACGCCTTCGTGCAGGGTCGGCGAAGCGTAGCCGGCGCCGATGGCGGCGCGCCACAGCTCGTGACTGCCGGTGATGTCCCCGCTGCCGGTGCCGTCGATGGCCACCACCCGGCCCATGGTGCCCTCGTCCACGTTCTCCTCGCTGTGGGCGGCGTAGACGCGGCTGCCGTCCACCACCACCGAGGCGTTGATGCCGCGCTTGCTGAGGTTGAAGCCCCAGACCTTCTCGCCGGTACCGGCCTTGACGGCGTAGATGCCGCCGTCGGCGTTGCCACCGATGATCAGCCGCTGGCCGTCGATCTCGGTGATCACCGGCGTCGAGTGCGTGTTGAGATCCGCCGGACCACCGCCGGGGGTGGAGACCCACTGCACCTCACCGGTGCGCTTGTCGAAGGAGAAGTAGCGGTGCCGCGGTGCGCCCTGGTCGCCCCAATTGCTGTTGATCACGCTGAGGATCAGCTGATCGCCGTCGATCAACGGCGTGTGGGTGCGGCCGCCGTAGCCGGAGAAGCGTCCCACGTCCTCCCCCAGGCGCCAGGACCACACGGTCTCGCCGTCCCGGTCGAGGGCCAGCAGCTTGCCGTCCACCGTGTGCACGTAGAGGTAGCCGGTCTCCGGATCTCCCGCCGGATTGCCCCAGCCCACCCGATTGAACGGCACGGTGGTGAGGAAGATGTTGAATCGCCGCTCCCACAGCAGCTCGCCGGTGCCGGCGTCCCAGCACGCCACCACCGCCTGGCGCTCCACGTCAGTGCCGCGGCGGCCGTTGGCGCACACCCGGCCGTCGAAGGCCACCGGCGTCGAGCGGCCGGTGAAGTCGGCCCGCCAGACCAGGTTCTCGCCCTCCAGATTCCAGCTGTCGATGAGGCCGGTCTGAGGCGACACGCCGGTGCCGTCAGGTCCCCGCCATTGAGCCCACTGCCCAGTTTCGGCCGGTTCGGATTCGGCCGGTTCGGATTCGGCGAAAGCTGGACCAGCGACCAGGCTCGAAGCCAGGGCCACCAGAGCCAAGACGAGCAGCGCCGGAATCGCCGGCGGCAGGTCGAGCCAGCGGAAGAATCTTGTATTCAGGGGAGAGAGTCGGTTGCGCATGGAGATCACCTCTTCCAATCGATCGGCGCCGGTGGGCGCTCTAGATGTGGATCAACAGCCTACTATGGGCGTCGTAGCTGAACAAGATACGGCAACCCCGCAGCCTAAATACGGCTCTCCAGGCGCAAAGTTGCCGCGAGCCCTAACCGTTGAGCTCCCGCAGCCGCTGGCGCAGCCCGGCGGCGGAGACTTCCAGGCGATCCACCATGGCCTCCAGGTCGCCGCCGCACTCTTGCCGGCAGGCTTCGATCTCCTCCCGGCTGAGCTCCGAAGCCTTGCGGATACTCGGGTGGCGGTCCACCAGCATGTAGAGGGACGAACGGGCCAGCCCCAGGGCCCGGGCGGTGGGTTTGAGCTTCCAGCGGTGGGCCTTGAGGGCCGCCACGAGCTCCTCGTCCCCAACGTCCGACGGCGAGCGATGACTCTTCGCCGCAGGCTCTCGGGGCACCTCTCGGGACTCCTCCCGGAGGTCCTCCCGGGAAGGAGGCCTCGGAGTGTCTTGAGCGCCCACCGAGCCCGCCGCGCCCGCGCCCTCCGACGAGGTCCGAGGCGGTGGCGAAAAACCTCGGGCGTTGCCGGAGCGCAGCATGCGCTCGACCTGCGGCCCCACCATCAGCCGGTCACCGCCACGGCTGCCGATGACCATCTGGCGCACCACATTGCGCAGCTGGCGCACGTTGCCCGGCCACCCCTGCATCGCCAGCCCCGCCACCAAGGACGCCGGCAGCCAGGGATCGCGGCCGCCCAGCTCCGCTTCCAGCCGATGCTCCTCCCCGACCTCCCGCAGCTCCCGGCGCAGGAAGTGGAAGAAGAGCCGGCCGAAGTCGTCCCGGCGCCGGCGCAGCGGCGGCAGGACGATCTCGAAGCCGCACAGACGGTGCAGCAGCGGCGCCTTGAAGCCTCCGGATTCGATGGCCGCTTCCAGGTCCGCATCGGTGGCGGCGAGCAGCCGGACGTTGACCTTCTGCGCCTGGGCGCTGCCTACCCGCTGGATTTCCCCGGTCTCCAGCACTCGCAGCAGAGCCACCTGGACCTCCGGCGGCGTCTCCCCCACTTCGTCGAGGAAGAGGGTGCCGGCCTCGGCGCGCTGGAAATAGCCGGCGCTGGGCTTCACCGAGCCGGTGAAGGCCCCCTTCACCGCTCCGAAGAGCTCGGAAGCCGCCAGGGAGGCGGGCACGGCACCGATGTTCACCGCTAAGTACGGTTCCCGGCGCCGCTGGCTGGCGTCGTGGATGGCCCGAGCCACCAGCTCCTTGCCGGTTCCGGTCTCCCCCCGCACCAGCACCGGGACGTCGAGATCCGCCACCCGCTGGATGTCCTGCCGCACCTGCATCATGGCGGAGCTCTCCCCCACCAGCGCGGGGTGTCGGGGAGGCGGGTCGTCCTCGGGCTGGTAGAGGTGCAGCACCAGCACTACCCGGCGCGCCAGCATCAAGATCACCCCAGACTCCAGCTGCGCCGGCGAAAGCTCGACCTGATGTTCCACCGGCACCCCGTCGATCTCCAGGGGCGTGCGGCTCTCGCCCTTCTCCAAGCGCAGCCAGCCGCCGGATTGGGGCAGCAGACGCAAGGGTGTGCGGCTGATGTAGAGGTCTTCCAGCGGTCGCTGGGGAGCGCGGCTAGGCTGGCCCGCCGGCTGGACGGAGGGTTGGCTGAAGAAGGGCTCCATGCGCGCCAGCCGCACCGAGCGCTGCGAGGACAGCGCCGACAA contains:
- a CDS encoding iron-containing alcohol dehydrogenase, producing MPSKLLEAPADATAWDAELGGLRLLYGAGRLAELGDVAAGYGRRPLVVTDPGLRRAGHAERALDSLAAAGLTPEIFDRVEENPTTDTVGEGLEVARRHRCDLLVAVGGGSPMDCAKGINFLLTNGGSMEDYRGWAKTTQPMLPALAVPTTAGTGSDAQSYALISRVTDHAKLACGDPQARFAAVLLDPELLASAPRSVLAHAGIDALSHAVESYVCTLRNPISKLYAREAFRRLLPALPRLVADPTDAEAAPAMLLGAHLAGAAIEQSMLGIAHSCANPLTAHYGVIHGVAVGLMLPSVVRFNAEAAETGYRELLSAAGEAPAGERSAESIAGRESSEVLAWRIERLLRQLGLPANLAAAGVEERALPALAREAAGQWTASFNPRPVKAEDLEALYREVWSR
- a CDS encoding aldehyde dehydrogenase family protein, with protein sequence MGGAKSESLPHVPLLRGGEVYRSLSTSTLTDLRTGETVAEMSQALPGMISRDLLDAEKSRRALEEHSTEELVAICRRAAALFLDAELPLAEPDGVLQSRDDYLQQLAATAGMPVAMGRSNMDKIVRTLESMEAVLGGLTRGLDLTILDQGYGVQDDRRLSYLRQADSLGVVLPNNSPGVHTLWLPSIPLKTPLTLRPGSAEPWTPLRICQAFLAAGCPPQALGLYPSGHDGANQVLLSCRRAMVFGDQSTVERWSSDLRVQAHGPGWSKVFLDRAEGENWRQHLDLIAESVAANGGRSCINLSSVRTAAAGRELALALAERLAAVEARPLDDSDAELAAFANPAVARRISEIIDQQLAQGGAEDLTARFRSGGRVAEAGGCTFLLPTVIWCDEPSHPLAEAEYGFPFVSVLEVPEDQLVETACLTLVATVLGEGSDLRRRALAAEHIDRLNFGAIPTHHIAWDQPHEGNLFDHLYKQRAFQAA
- a CDS encoding PQQ-binding-like beta-propeller repeat protein, which encodes MNRTRAIVLSVLAPLLLLGTGAVTFDAGAADTAMLGNTPSRNMADQARGLPTSWDPHSGANIKWSQEVGSQSYAGPVVAEGRVYVGTNNEAPRDPSITGDKGVLMAFDAEKGTFLWQLVHDKLVAGRVNDWPLQGICSTPYVDGEDVYYVSNRAEIVRADARGFADEENDGPFTEERKKTTDHGDIEWQLDMINELDVFPHNLAAGSPIVVDGVLFTVTGNGVDEGHINVPSPFAPSFLAVDAKTGKVLWEDATPGEKILHGSWSNPAYGVMGGKAQVVFPGGDGWLYSFDPKSGELIWKFDCNPKDSEWRLGGAGTRNNIIAMPVIHNDRVYISVGQDPEHGEGLGHLYALDGTLEGDITEKGVIWHRGGEDFHRSMSTVAIEDDIVYVSDLTGFLYALDIDTGKEHWKYDTFAAVWGSPYVADGKVYLGDEDGDVVVLKTGKEMEVLSEVNMGSAVYTTPIAKDGVLYILSRKELFAIEEGAGKKAPAETEAKAAAGR
- a CDS encoding PQQ-binding-like beta-propeller repeat protein, whose translation is MRNRLSPLNTRFFRWLDLPPAIPALLVLALVALASSLVAGPAFAESEPAESEPAETGQWAQWRGPDGTGVSPQTGLIDSWNLEGENLVWRADFTGRSTPVAFDGRVCANGRRGTDVERQAVVACWDAGTGELLWERRFNIFLTTVPFNRVGWGNPAGDPETGYLYVHTVDGKLLALDRDGETVWSWRLGEDVGRFSGYGGRTHTPLIDGDQLILSVINSNWGDQGAPRHRYFSFDKRTGEVQWVSTPGGGPADLNTHSTPVITEIDGQRLIIGGNADGGIYAVKAGTGEKVWGFNLSKRGINASVVVDGSRVYAAHSEENVDEGTMGRVVAIDGTGSGDITGSHELWRAAIGAGYASPTLHEGVLYVADNSANIHALNAADGKALWESNYGNVGKGSPVWADGKLYVTEVNGNFVILKVGPDGATKLDEEHIEMPGGRYAEIYSSPAIAYDRIYFTTENGIFALGDKDAPFEAEDAPAPPRPAKAPADAEAAVLQVVPAELILRPGESQDFTARVFDAKGRLIKEVDAKWSLAGLQGKVADDGTFQPDAAAGSQAGKVQATFGGLTASARVRIGGDLPLAENFDSLEPGGKRSYWIGSGKFEVVERDGEMMLMKPPSDRGIHRHHMLIGRSDLDNYTIQTDAMGTQEGRRRPDVGLINSGYTMDLQGNHQRLVLRTWDAELRVEERTDFAWDMDTWYTLKMQVAQEGDKAVIRGKVWKKGEPEPEEWTLTAEDPLPVTSGSPGLFGYSPVNLFFDNVTVVENP
- a CDS encoding sigma 54-interacting transcriptional regulator — its product is MADDSQTRTAHSLVEPGQWGSERLRRSRPPVPALTVLYHPQASRVGERCLLSALSSQRSVRLARMEPFFSQPSVQPAGQPSRAPQRPLEDLYISRTPLRLLPQSGGWLRLEKGESRTPLEIDGVPVEHQVELSPAQLESGVILMLARRVVLVLHLYQPEDDPPPRHPALVGESSAMMQVRQDIQRVADLDVPVLVRGETGTGKELVARAIHDASQRRREPYLAVNIGAVPASLAASELFGAVKGAFTGSVKPSAGYFQRAEAGTLFLDEVGETPPEVQVALLRVLETGEIQRVGSAQAQKVNVRLLAATDADLEAAIESGGFKAPLLHRLCGFEIVLPPLRRRRDDFGRLFFHFLRRELREVGEEHRLEAELGGRDPWLPASLVAGLAMQGWPGNVRQLRNVVRQMVIGSRGGDRLMVGPQVERMLRSGNARGFSPPPRTSSEGAGAAGSVGAQDTPRPPSREDLREESREVPREPAAKSHRSPSDVGDEELVAALKAHRWKLKPTARALGLARSSLYMLVDRHPSIRKASELSREEIEACRQECGGDLEAMVDRLEVSAAGLRQRLRELNG